The stretch of DNA ttcttcctaactggatattaatcttttttttattcattGCCAATCTGTTGGGCTAAAATTggtatgttattttaatttgtattactTTTGGTTAGttatgaggttgagcatcttctcatgtttactgataatttgattttcttgggcaagtttttctcttattttttggtAGAAGTTCTATATGTACATTCTAGTGAGAGtgtaaaatgctaaaaatattttctctagtattttgcttatcttttaacTTATAGAAAATGATATCTTAATATTGGGTCAAATCTGttagtcttttcctttatatCGCCTTTGGGTTATATACAATGCTTAGAAAAGCctaaaagaattaggaaaatattCTACTATATattctattgttattttatgcttttttttttgaaaaaaatacctttatctttaatatttctggactttttttttggtgtgctGTGAGGAGGTAGGATTTTTAGCCTTACTTTGTAAATGGATGGCCACTACAATGGTCTCTTTACTAAATTCCCGTATAACCCTGGGGCTATTTCTGAACACTCTATTCTACTTCGTTGGCTTATCTGTTCCAGTACCAGATACATTTCATGATCATAGCTGTACACTTTTAATACTTGGGAAAGTATCTCCCTACCCACAGGTCccactttttcctctctttcaaaaaaattgttgGGTATTCTCAAACATTAAATGTTCCAGACGTATTTTAAAATCACTATGCCAATATTTGCAAGCCGATATCTTttaaaaggggttaatatccaaaatatttaaagaactcacacatctcaacaacaaaaagaataacaacccaaataaaaaatgggccaaagatctgaacagacatttcttcaaagaagatatacagatggccaacaggcacttgaaaaagatgctcaacgttattaattatcagggaaatgcaaatcaaaactacaatgagatatcacctcactcctgtgagaatagctataattaacaacacaggaaacaacaagtgttggagaggatgtggagagaagcgagctctcatacactgctagtgggagtgtacactggtacagccactatggaaaagagtatagagattcctcaaaaaattaagactagaactaccatatgatccagctattccacttcttggtatttatccaaagaacatgaaaacatgaatgcataaagatacatgcactgctatgttcattgcagcattattcacaatagccaagacttggaagcaacctaggtgcccatcaacggatcaatggataaagaagatgtggcatatatatacagtggaatactactcagccagaagaaattatgaaatctggccatttgtgacaacaaggatggaccttgagggtattgtgctaagtgaaataagtcagagggagaaagtcaaataatgtattatctcactcataagtagaagataaaaacaaaaacagtcacatagagacagattggattggtggttaccagagaggaagtggggcgggagggagaagggcaaaaggggtgattaggtacaggtgtgtggtgatggattgtagtttgagtctttgggtggtgaacatgatgtaatctacacaggaattgaaatatcatgatgtacacctgaaacttatataatgttataaaccaatgttatcgcaataattaaaaaaaaattacatgggaaaaaaatcactatgcCATTAGGATTTTGACTGCATTGCAGTGAATTTAAGAGATTCGATCAAATCGGCATGGACCtgttcaggaagaaggaaagtccTTCAGTAAAGattcacttttatatttctttttttgaggcagattagccctgagctaacatctgctgccaatccttctctttttactgaggaagactggccctgagctaacatttgtgcccatcttcctctactctatatgtgggacacctaccacagcatggcatgccaagtggtgccatgtccgcacctgggatccgaaccggcaaaccctgggccaccgaagcaggatgtgtgcacttaactgctgcgccactgggccggccccatcacttttatatttcttaatgtgTTTGTTCTATGTGTTAATTCCAAAACTCCTAGTTTTACAACATTGTTAGTGACCATAACCAAAACTGTTCAAACAAAATTGGAAATTTCTATTATCAAATCAATATTTACATCACACCTGGCATAAAATACTGATGGTTATTAAAGGAACATAATTATGATGATTTTTGCCTATAAAAAACTTGGTTGAATCTGCTGTTTATGCTTTTCCAGACTAAAATGTTGATGGGTGAAGTGATGAGAGAAGCTGCCTTTTCACTTGCTGAGGCCAAGTTCACAGCCGGGGACTTTAGGTAAGAAGACTAGAGGAGTGTTTCGAAAAAGCAGGTGCTTTCATgttcataatttcatttaaaaactatttttaattaaaaaatacataagcatTAAGGACAAATGGTATCTTAATAATAGGGAAGAACAATTTAACCCCCTCACCTTAATACCACTGTCGGTGTTACCACCCACATGTATCTGTTACATAGTTGCAGGTACTggttacttaatattttatagtCTGTTTTCATTTACCATTgtatcataaacatttttctttgttttcacatGGCTGCATAATCTTTCTttagatgtaccataatttattaatcttttctcctAATGGTGGACTTTTGGATTGATTTTCAGGTTTTTGGAATATTAGAAAAAGTGCCAGGAACATcttcatgcatatatatatattttttctataaattatttcctttggatagatTTTTGAGAATGGAATTGGTTGTTTAAAGGGCatgaattttattgcttttacatTAATATATTCTTTACAAAGCATACAAAATGGTTTTAGTTATTGCTTTACAAAGGGGTTTTGCCAATTTGAATGTTATGTGATTCTTCAGATAAGCCTGTGAGGTAGACTAGGCAAGTATTGTTATTCTCAGTTTAAGTTCAGTGTCTTTCTGACGTCAAATGCTTATTTGGGGCCAGAGGTGGAAgttgttttcagagtttttaattCTAGTCTTTTTACCCATGACACAATGCCTCCATCCTTAGTTTGTATGATCTGGTGGGCAGGTCTTATAGCCTGAGGGCCATAAGTCCTTTTGAAGCGGTAGACTTGACATTTTGCCAATGCTGGTAGGCTAACAACTTACATTGACTTTTCCCGCAGAGGCAGGGAATCAGTAGTGTATAAGTAGTATTTCTGTGTTTTAGGGTGGTTTTGGGGAAGACACTTTATTTTATGATAACAAGTGGGAAGTCAGACAAAGCCAGGTGGAAGTTAGGTTCCAGGGTAAAGGAATTGAACTCCTGATCAGCCAAACAGGAAAcctagaaggaaggaaagttttctccaaattacattaaaataaaaatccctaaagtCACATCCACGCACTACATGTCTGACTGAAAACTCAAGTAATCCACTTACTTTAAAAgcattctttgttgttttcttatggCTAACGTTTCTAATATTGttcattctttgctttctcaGACCCTTCTCTGGCAGCAGtgattgaaaaattgaaaaaaaacaattttgataaTTGAAAAAACAATTACCAAAACGTGCTTAATTGTGATGTCTCACTCTTGCTGAAGTTACCCAATGGGTCCTTGTAGGTTTCTTCTCACTCTAAAAACTCAACTAAGTCaaggccttttctttttctgcagcaCCACAGTTatccaaaatgtaaataaagccCAGGTGAAGATTCGAGCAAAGAAAGATAACGTAGCAGGTAAGTTTTCAACCCTTTAGAACCCTTTGGAGAAAAAAGGTAACACTTTAAAATTAACCTGTTGATCCAGCAAGATCTTGATGTcccaatttctctttctacttagAACAAGTTGATTGGCTTTACATGTTAAAACCATTGTAACTGGTGGTTGTcagggcatgggggtgggggaagtggggagttgTTGTTCAGTGGATATAaacagttatgcaagatgaatacaTTCTAGAGATCTCCTGTACAGTATTGTGCCTGGAGTTAACAATACAGcactgtgcacttaaaaacttGTAGATCTCATGTTGGGTGTTCTTaactacacagacacacaggaaagaaaacaaatcttggaggtaatggatatgtttattaccttgattgtgatgatggtatCGTGGGTGTATCCATGTctaaactcatcaaaatgtatacattaaatatgtgcattttttggGTATATTAAGTATACCtcaaagctgaaagaaaaaaaccatcttAACAACTAGATCTCTTATTACTCAGGATAATTTGACCTTTGAGTACGAATGAACACACTTTAGGCAGGTtcttaaattcattcattaaaaccAGTTACAATTCCACTCTCTTGACTTTTGAGTATTTgctgaaaaagaaacacaggaagcaGTGATTACAAAACAGTACTTCAAGGACATGTTTGTGAATCCATCTGTGTTTGTGTTTCACAGGTGTTACTTTGCCAGTATTTGAACATTACCAAGAGGGAACTGACAGTAAGTGTCAAACTTTTTGTGTTAGTGTGTGTTTCTCCTGATTCCTCTTTAAATGAACCTTCTTCTGGAAAATGGTGCTAGATAGACCTTCTTAGAGTTCAGTGGTTCCAGTGTTAGAAGCCTTCTTATCTGTACAGTCAGGACAGTACTTAATCAGTTAATCAAAAAAGTGTTAGGGAGTCATGAAACACTGTacatgtcttaaaatattttgtttaaaactagaaatacataaatgtataatcatttgccattttaacaatataaggCCATGGCCTTTCTTTGAGTATGAATCTACTGATTAGACTTCCATGTTACCTTTCTGCATAAACCATAATGTGCTGTTTATAATTTCCGGTTTGGATCTCTTTAAAGAGAATAAGATCTTAGACTCTGTGACACAATCTGAATGCTGACTCTTCCTAGATTTTTAAAGCCCTCTCTCAATTCTTTTATAGTTGTCTCAGCTTTTCCTAATTTGACAGCATTGTTTGGGTAGTAACACATCTTTACTGAGTCTTCCCAAAGTGATCGACTTTTGTTAATAGAAACAACAGTGTTCTTCCTTTGACCTTCGTTTTTCATTGGTTCATGTAGAATATTTAGTACAGCTCAAATAAAGAGGTAGAGCATTCTAGAGAGTCAGCTTTTAACAAAAGTGTCACTGGACCGGGGCATCAGGCAGTATGATCCACAAAGGGATTGGGGCACATTGATTAACCCAGTAAGCTGGTGAAGTGAAGGTTGGTTAAAAACTTCTCCTGTAGTTATATTTAGAATAGTATCCTTGTGGGAAACTATTCAGCAGCATGTCTGCAGTGTTTGGGAGTGAGGTGGGCACTTCATGTTTGCATGTAACAAGCGTTAGTGGATTTGTTTTTCCATGTTTGGTATTATTCTGACTTATCTTTTGGGGACTTTTAGGGAAGATTATTTACTCTCTAATTACAAATGTTGTCTGACTGGTTTTTTTCAGGTTATGAACTAACTGGTTTAGCCAGAGGTGGGGAACAACTAGCTAAACTAAAGAGGAATTATGCCAAAGCAGTGGAACTACTGGTGGAACTAGCTTCGCTGCAGGTCAGTAGCAGAAGAGCTGGAGAACTCTGCAGGCTGATTTCTCATAGTTGATTCAGATCTTGAATCAGAGCCTGCTGCACTTAGTACTGTAAACTGTTTCCATGAACCTATGTGAAACAAGCCAAAGATGTTTTGATTTCTGAAATGGTGGCTTCTGCACCATTGTCCCTACTTTTTACTACTAACGAAATGTTGGTGCAATGGTATAGTTTCACTCTTTGCTGGGTGAGAACAGCATCAGTCAATATtagatttaaatgcaaatataacgTGGTTTATGCATGTAAGTCATTTTCCTTTGTGGCCAGTTCATATATATCTAGGTCATCAGTGCATAATTCTCTCCTCTTACCATTTTTATAACTTTAGGTGAGTCTGAAGTAAACAAATTATAGTAGCATGGAAATCGTGTTAGCTCTATGGACATCTCactagaattttctgttttttaagcttGTTGAAAGAAGTGATCTTGGTTTCCAGAAGTTCTTTACAAATGCAGTCAGAATTAAGCCAGTGAACAGGGTATGATTATGAAGACTGTGCTTACATTATTAATTTGTCCTCTTATTTTAGACTTCCTTTGTTACTTTGGATGAAGCTATTAAGATAACCAACAGGCGTGTAAACGCCATTGAACATGGTGAGTATAAGCTGCCATGAGGTGCTTTGTTCTTCACTTGTCCGTATGCCACATTTGTTACACAGCTGCTAGGAATCAGGCACTGACTGCAGGTGACTGAGACATTGTCCCTGCCCATGGTGGGAAGGCAGTGAGTCAGGGGTACAGGAAAGTATTAGTAGTGCTTTGGTAGAAGTATGTGTGTGATTTACAATGTGTGTGGAGTTACAGAGGAGAGTGGTgagttaaaaattatgaaatgttttaattcatttctggTTAATTCATGAATAAAGGGTGAAATTCTATTTCTCAAGGGCCCTAgtgttttctttagttctttataGTGATTGAATGATATATCTTTTTgaacacattaaatatttaatgttaaattCTTCTCCCTTTGGCCTTATGTCCTGTTCTTGAgctcttcttttgatttctaaaaataaattttttcatttgatgcatttatttttccatcttttatttcattattttaaaactatgcatAGTTTTGAAACAATACTTTTTGCTCAAGAAACTCAGTTTtcattaaagaaacatttattcaattttaagGTAAGAAAGGAGCAAAATTTGAAACagcaaagaaattaatttttcttgggCTCTATGTGTTAAAGAGgaagttatttcactttttaaaaactgaaaacacatttCCCGATTGCTAGTGGCAGGCCTTGTACATGGAAttgcaagcaaaacaaaatggaTGGTAGTTCCAACTCTCAAGGCGTTCACATTCTAGaaacagaataggcaaattctaTGTAAACAGAACCTTACGACCGACACAGGTCTCAACTTACTGCATTCTCTCTGCATGATGCTTCCTTTTTTAATAGTGGATtgctattatatttaaaataacatctttGGTTCAATATTGCATGTTCACATAAATTCAGTCTATTCATTGTTGTGTATATCGTGGTCCCGTATTATCTGTCCATAGAAAAGACACTAGAAGGGCATATACCAAAGTCTTTACAGTAGTTACTTTAGCGTGGTTGGATtatacttccattttatttctttttctttgtctttttgttttctaagttttctgcATTAAATGTATGTGAATTTTACagtttgaaaaaacaaataactattaTAGAAATGAGCACtggcaattttaaaaaaggaggttTGAAGTtctcacatatatatttttttcaaccCTAGTCATCATCCCCCGGATTGAACGTACCCTTGCCTATATCATCACAGAGCTGGATGAGAGAGAGCGAGAAGAGTTCTATAGGTTTGTTGGAATTGGCAGTTAT from Equus quagga isolate Etosha38 unplaced genomic scaffold, UCLA_HA_Equagga_1.0 220_RagTag, whole genome shotgun sequence encodes:
- the LOC124233764 gene encoding V-type proton ATPase subunit D, encoding MSGKDRIEIFPSRMAQTIMKARLKGAQTGRNLLKKKSDALTLRFRQILKKIIETKMLMGEVMREAAFSLAEAKFTAGDFSTTVIQNVNKAQVKIRAKKDNVAGVTLPVFEHYQEGTDSYELTGLARGGEQLAKLKRNYAKAVELLVELASLQTSFVTLDEAIKITNRRVNAIEHVIIPRIERTLAYIITELDEREREEFYRLKKIQEKKKILKEKCEKDLEQRRAAGEVMEPANLLAEEKDEDLLFE